A stretch of Paenibacillus peoriae DNA encodes these proteins:
- a CDS encoding vWA domain-containing protein — translation MKQRKFNVLLLLFGLLGAVVGFILGELILHKLIGHWPHIIVIGLYFGIMALCIGLGCLIGELISPQLNGHSWRQRYSGLSWKLLVPATLVMLFVAGLLLELGYQVNPEGRKSVQDLVLVIDNSGSMQQTDPDNERLTAAKSLIGQMDGDKRVAIVSFDSTAQLVQPFTPIRTDAEKQAVYSKIDSMQTIMSGGTEIRLALDETIKEIETQGNAEKGSLVIMLSDGFSELDTQTALAPYIARQIPVNTIGLKLAESDGIALLQNIANLTGGTYSNVANAQGLTQAFGKIYNKIGDRTLVTERTGEYADSLYFAIYRVTALVIIGALLGLALGLMFDNRFLARNFAIGGVPAGLLAGFILEKGLSGSPIGDLMIRLLAALVLAALIAIFSLVLPIAENTRRSSGGGSQGESSGRRRGAAEAPTRNRRSSGF, via the coding sequence ATGAAGCAGCGTAAATTTAACGTTCTCCTATTACTGTTCGGCTTGCTGGGCGCTGTAGTAGGCTTCATCTTGGGAGAGCTTATTCTTCACAAATTGATAGGGCACTGGCCGCATATCATCGTGATCGGGCTGTATTTTGGCATCATGGCCCTGTGCATTGGCCTAGGCTGTCTGATTGGCGAACTGATTTCGCCACAGTTAAATGGACATTCATGGCGGCAGCGCTACTCCGGGTTATCCTGGAAGTTACTGGTGCCTGCTACGTTGGTGATGTTGTTCGTGGCAGGTCTGCTATTGGAGTTGGGCTATCAGGTTAACCCTGAAGGGCGCAAGAGCGTACAGGACCTCGTACTTGTGATTGATAATTCCGGAAGTATGCAACAAACAGATCCTGATAATGAACGCCTAACGGCTGCCAAGAGTCTGATTGGTCAAATGGATGGAGACAAGCGGGTAGCCATTGTTTCATTTGATTCTACTGCACAGTTGGTTCAGCCGTTTACTCCCATTCGCACAGATGCAGAGAAGCAAGCGGTTTATTCCAAAATCGATAGTATGCAGACTATAATGTCAGGCGGTACGGAGATCAGACTTGCTTTGGACGAGACGATCAAGGAGATTGAAACCCAAGGCAATGCAGAAAAAGGTTCTCTCGTTATTATGCTCTCTGATGGCTTTAGCGAGTTGGATACCCAGACAGCATTGGCTCCTTATATCGCGCGCCAGATTCCGGTCAATACAATTGGGCTGAAACTGGCAGAGTCGGATGGTATAGCCTTATTGCAAAATATTGCTAACCTGACAGGCGGAACTTATTCTAATGTAGCCAATGCCCAAGGACTTACTCAGGCGTTCGGTAAAATATATAACAAAATCGGTGATCGCACACTGGTAACGGAGCGGACAGGTGAATATGCCGACAGTCTGTATTTTGCCATTTATCGTGTAACGGCTCTGGTCATTATCGGCGCTCTATTGGGATTAGCTCTTGGGCTGATGTTCGATAACCGTTTTCTTGCACGGAACTTCGCCATTGGTGGAGTCCCGGCAGGCTTGCTCGCTGGCTTTATTTTGGAAAAAGGATTATCTGGATCGCCTATAGGAGACTTGATGATTCGTTTGTTGGCAGCGCTCGTACTGGCAGCCCTTATTGCTATCTTTTCGCTTGTTCTGCCGATTGCGGAAAATACTCGCCGATCTTCCGGTGGAGGAAGTCAGGGTGAGTCGTCAGGACGCCGGAGAGGGGCAGCGGAAGCCCCGACGCGCAATCGACGCAGCAGTGGATTTTAG
- a CDS encoding TRAFAC clade GTPase domain-containing protein, with product MSFLSNLFRRKPQAAPRPLFYDIVCPYCFSKFSPEEVVFRASHHREDDEDYALGEDELLNKYRERFGLDSVHDMEAILHPLDVPEEHRLYSDHVLTGLTDRYGELTRHRLCPHCHNELPVTAGKVPSNIISIIGASQAGKSVYMTSLIHTLQHVTADHFDAACMPLNAEISRKFRTMYEEPLFERGDLLTSTQKEKMQEPFIFQFVFKDEEKPPLTLVFFDVAGEGMVDQDYLGLHGQHIKNSAGILFMVDPLQIRSIRERIKINLGDKPGEWVSQYDEPRDVVLTMFGDFIAYQEKGKTDIPTAVVLTKSDMLTALADEEGTYIKTNSNIFNPMEHRKYMDLDEFANIDGEVRRFIEKVDKPFKGTMDVYFTDTAYFAVSALGSNPVEQKLQGLVSPIRVDEPFIWLLYKLKYIEGRESQ from the coding sequence ATGAGTTTTCTTAGCAATTTATTCAGAAGAAAGCCACAGGCAGCGCCAAGGCCGTTATTTTATGATATTGTGTGCCCTTATTGCTTTAGTAAATTCTCCCCGGAGGAAGTAGTATTCCGTGCTTCTCATCACCGTGAAGATGACGAGGACTACGCTTTGGGTGAAGATGAGCTGTTGAACAAATATCGGGAGCGTTTTGGCTTGGACAGTGTGCATGATATGGAGGCGATTTTACATCCCCTTGATGTTCCTGAGGAACATCGATTGTATTCTGATCATGTACTGACAGGACTGACCGACCGTTATGGCGAGCTGACGCGTCACCGACTGTGCCCGCACTGCCATAACGAGTTGCCCGTGACTGCGGGTAAGGTGCCTAGCAATATCATTTCGATTATTGGAGCTTCGCAGGCAGGGAAATCTGTTTATATGACCTCCCTGATTCACACGCTGCAACATGTTACGGCCGATCATTTTGACGCGGCTTGCATGCCACTCAATGCAGAGATCAGCCGAAAGTTCCGCACCATGTATGAGGAACCCTTATTTGAAAGAGGCGATCTGCTTACATCGACACAAAAAGAAAAGATGCAGGAGCCTTTTATTTTCCAGTTTGTGTTTAAGGATGAGGAAAAGCCGCCACTGACGCTGGTGTTTTTTGATGTTGCCGGTGAGGGAATGGTAGATCAGGACTATCTGGGACTGCATGGGCAGCATATTAAGAATTCTGCAGGTATTCTCTTTATGGTCGATCCACTACAAATCCGCTCTATTCGGGAGCGCATTAAGATTAACCTTGGCGATAAGCCGGGTGAGTGGGTCTCACAATATGATGAACCGCGTGACGTTGTACTTACGATGTTCGGTGATTTTATCGCCTATCAGGAAAAAGGGAAAACGGACATTCCGACCGCTGTCGTCCTGACCAAAAGTGATATGCTTACTGCGTTGGCAGATGAAGAAGGCACATACATCAAGACGAACAGCAATATTTTTAATCCGATGGAGCATCGCAAATATATGGATTTGGATGAGTTTGCGAACATTGATGGCGAAGTTCGGCGCTTCATCGAAAAGGTGGATAAACCGTTCAAGGGCACGATGGATGTATATTTTACGGATACGGCCTATTTCGCGGTTTCCGCGCTGGGTAGCAATCCGGTTGAGCAAAAGCTGCAAGGGTTGGTTAGTCCGATCCGTGTGGATGAGCCATTTATTTGGCTGCTTTATAAGTTGAAGTACATTGAGGGGAGAGAATCACAGTGA
- a CDS encoding tubulin-like doman-containing protein yields the protein MKPVVREHIQQLDVSLGGGIVSDKIRVDTIDNPILIIGLGGTGIDALLRLKYQINRRFKLPADPISKKKSDKPDNVEFLAFETNEQDRNKKYKGIGLDPINEFVLLSNAEIGGLLQNRSILEPYITDWLSPELSITDGMNGAAGVRQAGRLLLFTKINQVVQSIDKKIKTLSEGTNKKLMVFLLSGLSGGTGSGTFLDISYIVRGIIERDYGSAGVDRVNTLGYLFTPDINLANKSLSEHTREYIKKNGYAALKELDYWMNVDSRGERFKQQYGNILTVNSPLPPFNLCHLISATNTEGKLLENAYDYCMNVTAENITNFMASEEKQSGEEFAIHDYISNIRTNIAQMNKAYPANYDYNIIGASSAVLPMEEMTTYLAYRMFGKMSKMFEQSPNQEDVEKFARKLGVDLDSMIKNFESRVPEPLPGFENSERLSYSNVVKMQVVNMDTELEQTFLTRAREEYIKAKKQLPGEITGQFTDQIRRMFLHPEQGPFYVSRMIYTEKGFSLLKMLLSYVETLRESLHRIPTDIEWAREQANEKLGDAKSAFVSKDKKKNAYIEAKINEYWLRADVERTEQLIEFYEDLYDLLNKENSRIYNVFTEILNALSAIFEKNGDLLINGEEQSDHKGNKTYYWNLVSVPDISEVVTKLLDNRNGDDLIRDFAQELLENSDQWVKDQDMDIISSISNFLTDKFGDLITRSMEDFLVMKYGQDEAIEKFVERYIASKLDEEAVPVFHLSNSSGNLYFPSWGFVSVPVQSPNILKGVRNYQNNAIGKSHFTIKESEVRNRIFWLNTRNGVPLFVYTPLKVYEESYEKTILDREGIGRHLVQTGQNNWTNLPSPIPEKSWGETYVNSRVQAYNARIRNDFDRAKSLGVIREKDVDQNTSSRFTVIRSHALDLNAMLAGYDMRLQESKPNLGEVKRAWSELKRLLAEGLEQAGSKDIFGSINEEMAKENLIRSPELTQVVREELVKYTQIEAKAAELEALLGKYQDEEKWLDQFIQALYTDTITKKGALYVYDRDEEEEAWEPFANVMKSRNYVEFEVFTNFRGLEEKKFAALMRKADRRDVVLTSSEDITPLLAKLDELAATYTEARNQLEYEKVELANGAELYAFYAQMAGKLNDIRRKLK from the coding sequence ATGAAACCAGTAGTTAGAGAGCATATCCAACAATTAGACGTATCACTCGGCGGGGGGATCGTAAGCGATAAGATCAGAGTGGATACTATTGATAATCCTATTTTAATTATCGGACTCGGAGGTACGGGAATTGATGCCCTTCTCCGCTTGAAATATCAAATTAACCGCAGATTCAAGCTTCCAGCAGATCCGATCTCCAAGAAAAAGAGCGATAAACCGGACAATGTGGAATTTCTCGCTTTTGAAACGAATGAACAAGACCGCAACAAAAAATACAAGGGGATTGGTTTGGACCCCATCAATGAGTTTGTATTGCTGTCCAATGCGGAAATCGGCGGATTGCTGCAAAACCGTAGCATTCTAGAGCCGTACATTACCGATTGGCTGTCTCCAGAGCTGAGCATTACCGATGGTATGAACGGGGCGGCAGGGGTACGTCAGGCAGGACGATTACTGCTGTTCACCAAAATTAATCAGGTCGTTCAAAGCATTGACAAAAAAATCAAAACCTTGTCTGAGGGCACCAATAAGAAGCTTATGGTGTTCCTGCTGTCTGGTTTGTCCGGCGGTACAGGAAGCGGTACTTTCCTCGATATCTCATATATCGTCCGAGGAATTATTGAGCGCGATTATGGCTCTGCAGGTGTAGACCGTGTAAATACATTAGGGTATCTGTTTACACCGGATATTAATTTGGCGAACAAAAGCCTGAGTGAGCATACACGTGAATATATTAAAAAGAACGGCTATGCTGCACTGAAAGAGCTGGACTACTGGATGAATGTAGACAGCCGTGGTGAACGCTTTAAGCAGCAGTACGGAAATATTTTGACCGTGAACTCGCCGCTTCCGCCGTTTAATCTGTGCCATCTCATTTCGGCCACGAATACGGAAGGCAAGCTGTTGGAAAATGCTTATGATTACTGCATGAATGTCACCGCCGAAAACATCACCAACTTTATGGCGAGTGAGGAAAAACAATCCGGCGAAGAATTTGCCATTCATGACTATATCAGCAATATCCGTACCAATATCGCACAAATGAATAAGGCGTATCCAGCAAACTACGATTACAATATTATCGGGGCTTCCTCGGCGGTGCTGCCAATGGAGGAAATGACGACATATCTGGCTTATCGAATGTTTGGCAAAATGTCCAAAATGTTCGAGCAATCGCCAAATCAAGAGGATGTAGAGAAGTTTGCCCGCAAGCTGGGCGTGGATCTGGATAGCATGATCAAAAACTTTGAATCCCGTGTACCTGAGCCGCTTCCGGGCTTTGAAAACAGTGAACGGTTAAGTTATAGCAATGTCGTTAAAATGCAAGTTGTCAATATGGACACCGAGCTGGAGCAAACGTTCCTGACGCGTGCCCGCGAAGAGTATATCAAAGCGAAGAAGCAGCTTCCTGGTGAAATTACAGGACAGTTTACGGATCAAATTCGCCGGATGTTTCTGCATCCTGAGCAAGGACCGTTTTATGTATCCCGCATGATTTATACTGAAAAAGGATTTAGCTTGCTGAAAATGCTGCTTTCATATGTGGAGACGTTGCGTGAATCACTGCACCGTATTCCGACGGACATTGAATGGGCGCGTGAGCAGGCGAACGAAAAGTTGGGCGATGCCAAGAGCGCGTTTGTATCCAAGGATAAAAAGAAAAATGCGTACATTGAAGCGAAAATTAATGAATATTGGCTGCGTGCTGATGTGGAACGTACAGAGCAGCTCATTGAATTTTATGAAGACCTGTATGACCTGTTGAATAAGGAAAATAGCCGCATTTATAATGTATTTACTGAAATTTTGAACGCATTGAGCGCAATATTCGAGAAGAATGGTGATCTGCTGATTAACGGCGAGGAACAGTCCGATCACAAAGGTAACAAAACGTACTATTGGAATCTGGTAAGTGTACCGGATATTTCTGAAGTTGTGACCAAGCTGCTGGATAACCGCAACGGTGACGATTTGATTCGTGATTTTGCCCAAGAATTGCTCGAAAATTCAGATCAATGGGTGAAGGATCAGGATATGGACATCATCAGCTCAATCTCCAATTTCTTGACTGATAAGTTCGGTGATCTCATTACCCGTTCCATGGAGGATTTCCTCGTCATGAAATACGGGCAAGATGAAGCCATTGAAAAATTTGTGGAGCGCTACATTGCGAGCAAACTGGATGAGGAAGCTGTACCTGTGTTCCATCTGAGCAATAGCTCTGGCAACTTGTACTTCCCGTCTTGGGGATTCGTTTCGGTACCTGTACAGTCGCCTAATATCCTAAAAGGCGTTCGCAATTATCAAAATAATGCAATTGGAAAATCACACTTTACTATTAAAGAAAGTGAAGTTCGTAACCGGATTTTCTGGCTCAATACGCGTAATGGTGTTCCTCTGTTTGTATATACGCCGCTCAAAGTGTATGAAGAAAGCTATGAAAAAACGATTCTTGACCGCGAAGGTATTGGCCGCCATCTGGTGCAAACAGGCCAGAACAACTGGACTAATCTGCCGTCGCCGATTCCTGAAAAGTCATGGGGCGAAACTTACGTCAATTCGCGTGTGCAAGCATACAATGCACGCATTCGTAATGATTTTGACCGTGCCAAGTCACTTGGCGTGATTCGAGAAAAGGATGTCGATCAGAATACGAGCAGCCGCTTCACTGTAATCCGTTCACATGCGCTAGATCTGAATGCGATGCTGGCAGGCTACGATATGCGTTTGCAGGAATCCAAGCCGAATTTGGGTGAGGTGAAAAGAGCATGGTCTGAGTTGAAACGTCTGCTGGCTGAAGGGCTGGAGCAGGCCGGAAGCAAGGACATCTTTGGCAGCATCAATGAAGAGATGGCGAAGGAAAACCTGATCCGTTCACCAGAGTTAACACAGGTGGTTCGTGAAGAACTGGTGAAATATACACAAATTGAAGCGAAAGCCGCTGAACTGGAAGCTTTGCTGGGTAAATATCAGGATGAAGAAAAATGGCTGGATCAGTTCATTCAGGCTCTCTATACGGACACGATTACGAAAAAAGGCGCTTTGTATGTCTATGATCGTGACGAAGAGGAAGAGGCTTGGGAGCCGTTTGCGAACGTCATGAAGAGCCGCAATTATGTGGAGTTTGAAGTGTTTACAAACTTCCGTGGTTTGGAAGAAAAGAAATTTGCAGCTCTAATGCGCAAGGCGGATCGCCGTGATGTTGTATTGACTTCATCTGAGGATATTACACCATTGCTGGCAAAGCTGGATGAACTGGCTGCAACTTACACAGAGGCCCGCAATCAATTGGAATATGAAAAGGTGGAGCTGGCTAACGGAGCGGAACTTTATGCATTCTATGCTCAAATGGCTGGAAAATTAAACGACATCCGCAGAAAGTTGAAATAA